One Turneriella parva DSM 21527 genomic region harbors:
- a CDS encoding DMT family transporter — translation MRKALYRPETMLVLCTVIWGGTFPAVKVALSFTTPWIIVAFRFAVAGIIFAVLYRRAAFRVAPVIWLRGAILGFFFFIGFTLQSMGLEYTTTSRSAFITELLVLFTPILYFILYRRLPSRYTLAGAVLVLAGLYYLTSPEGFMDWNYGDWLTLACAAAFSAYIIGVGAWSNAETRRPLATLQSLTVAFLALPMAFGKGVYVPPALDLWLALLYLTLPGTVFVIMLQMRFQPLTTPSRAGVIFALEPVFATAYAFLLALEPFSNRGVFGAVIVTAGVVWSEAGHLFFLSAPHSSQSQKELPPD, via the coding sequence GTGCGAAAGGCACTTTACCGACCCGAGACGATGCTGGTGCTCTGCACAGTCATCTGGGGTGGCACTTTTCCCGCGGTCAAAGTTGCGCTCTCTTTCACGACACCCTGGATCATCGTTGCGTTTCGCTTCGCCGTTGCCGGTATCATTTTTGCGGTACTCTATCGCCGCGCGGCATTTCGTGTGGCGCCGGTCATTTGGCTGCGCGGCGCCATTCTCGGCTTCTTCTTTTTCATCGGTTTCACCCTGCAATCGATGGGGCTTGAATACACGACAACGTCGCGCTCCGCGTTTATCACTGAATTGCTCGTGCTGTTTACGCCGATTCTTTATTTTATTCTCTACCGGCGCCTGCCTTCGCGCTACACGCTGGCTGGCGCAGTGCTCGTGCTCGCAGGGCTCTATTACCTGACTTCGCCTGAAGGCTTCATGGACTGGAACTATGGCGACTGGCTCACCCTCGCGTGTGCTGCAGCCTTCAGCGCCTACATTATCGGCGTTGGTGCGTGGAGTAACGCCGAAACGCGCAGGCCGCTCGCGACTTTGCAAAGCCTTACCGTCGCTTTTCTGGCTTTACCCATGGCTTTCGGCAAGGGCGTCTATGTGCCCCCCGCGCTCGACCTGTGGCTAGCGCTCTTGTACCTGACTCTGCCGGGAACGGTGTTTGTGATCATGCTGCAGATGCGCTTTCAACCGCTCACGACACCCTCGCGTGCGGGGGTTATATTTGCGCTCGAACCGGTATTTGCGACAGCATACGCTTTCTTGCTTGCACTCGAGCCTTTCAGTAATCGCGGTGTCTTCGGTGCAGTTATCGTTACCGCAGGCGTGGTCTGGTCTGAGGCAGGGCATTTGTTCTTCTTAAGCGCACCGCACTCTAGTCAAAGTCAGAAAGAATTACCCCCTGATTAG
- a CDS encoding beta strand repeat-containing protein: protein MARNAFYRTIFFLIAALLFACKDYSTSDILNLKFPSGGTKGLRITAPSPITVGQPFTVTITATNTVRPEGIQQEYQNPVNLTLQVGGGTLSSVTGGGWFLGTQNFTVVYNNPSLSLNSTEVILLRVTDSTDASFTTVSNNITASSQVVFNQFKLVAPGTAFKGQPFDLTITATNSDNTTNTAYNGTVNLSTYLVAGTITPSSVTGFVNGVATVSVTLSDSYTSLQLRAVDSVTATLSGLSNTFQVYFDSVALAAFAQSAAAIRVTWNYPTGTTQALVYRDSGSGFQLLSTIYLPTANYTDTAGLIAGQTYSYRVIVQDNLGTLQYQATTTAVPSGCTTSVAGTVTSETWTPAQSPYCVTGNVSITGALTISAGTVVLVNPTFSITVASGGALTAQGTQSAQVVFTSANASPTPGNWGGIIFATGAVGSTITSDNYSSGSLLQYVIVEYAGPGITTAESLYLDNCTIQNNRTTTTNGAGISANQAAGKQIVLRNTLILNNTVATTLYGGGLYATQRAAIYSAKFFNNSVTHVANFLRGGAAYLAGDANIITSSQFINNSLSSAQSNHQGGALYIVGDFNVMTGNTFQGNFISLTNTAHGAAAYLLSNNNNVINNIFSGNTATAVTAGSFGGALVINGFGNTLTRNTFSGNTSTGNLSNGGALTFGNNNTVTYNLFTTNAAVRGGAIFATGTTATVNHNQFVSNTATNGNNVFYAAAGTLNFTNNHWVGAVSGQTAMGICDGSNTGGSCGTSSGTIDASSARATAWPLCKTSPSDPDCVGANF, encoded by the coding sequence ATGGCCCGCAACGCATTTTATCGAACGATCTTCTTTTTGATCGCCGCACTGCTTTTCGCCTGCAAAGATTATTCTACGAGCGACATTCTCAATCTCAAATTTCCCAGCGGCGGCACGAAGGGTCTCAGGATCACCGCGCCGTCGCCGATTACCGTGGGGCAACCATTCACAGTGACGATAACGGCGACCAATACTGTGCGACCTGAAGGTATACAGCAAGAATACCAGAACCCGGTAAACCTCACGCTGCAGGTTGGCGGCGGTACACTCTCGAGTGTCACGGGCGGCGGATGGTTTTTGGGCACGCAGAATTTTACCGTGGTGTACAATAATCCGTCGTTGAGCCTTAACTCGACAGAAGTGATTCTGTTGAGGGTGACAGATTCAACCGATGCCTCATTCACCACTGTCAGCAATAACATCACTGCAAGCTCGCAGGTGGTGTTCAATCAATTCAAACTTGTTGCGCCTGGTACTGCGTTCAAAGGCCAGCCGTTTGATCTGACGATAACCGCGACCAATTCAGATAATACCACCAACACGGCGTACAATGGCACGGTCAACCTGAGTACATACCTCGTCGCTGGAACAATCACTCCTTCTTCGGTTACAGGTTTTGTCAACGGGGTTGCTACCGTTTCGGTCACGCTTTCCGATTCTTACACGAGCCTGCAGCTGAGAGCCGTAGACTCGGTCACGGCGACTCTGAGCGGACTGTCGAATACGTTTCAGGTCTACTTTGATAGCGTAGCGCTCGCGGCATTTGCCCAGTCCGCGGCGGCAATCCGCGTGACGTGGAACTATCCCACAGGTACAACGCAGGCACTGGTGTACCGCGATTCTGGCAGCGGGTTTCAGCTTCTGAGTACCATCTACCTGCCGACGGCAAACTATACGGATACCGCCGGACTAATCGCCGGCCAAACTTACAGCTACCGGGTCATCGTGCAGGACAATCTGGGCACCTTGCAGTACCAGGCGACGACGACTGCTGTACCCAGCGGCTGTACGACCTCAGTCGCGGGAACAGTGACTTCAGAAACGTGGACACCAGCCCAGAGCCCTTACTGTGTCACGGGAAATGTCTCGATTACAGGTGCCCTGACGATCTCGGCGGGTACGGTTGTCCTGGTAAACCCGACATTCTCGATAACGGTGGCGAGCGGTGGTGCTTTAACCGCGCAAGGCACTCAGAGCGCGCAGGTCGTCTTCACCTCAGCCAACGCCTCACCCACGCCGGGCAATTGGGGCGGAATTATTTTTGCCACAGGGGCCGTCGGCAGTACGATAACTTCAGACAATTACAGTAGCGGTAGTCTGCTGCAATATGTGATCGTTGAATACGCTGGTCCCGGCATTACGACGGCTGAGTCGCTCTATCTCGACAATTGCACCATTCAGAACAATCGCACGACAACCACAAATGGCGCAGGCATCTCGGCGAATCAAGCTGCTGGCAAGCAGATCGTCCTGAGAAATACGCTCATCCTCAATAACACCGTGGCCACGACTCTCTACGGTGGTGGCTTGTACGCCACACAGCGGGCAGCAATTTACTCTGCTAAGTTCTTTAACAACTCTGTAACGCACGTGGCCAATTTTCTTCGAGGTGGTGCAGCCTATCTTGCCGGCGACGCCAATATCATCACCTCGTCCCAGTTCATCAACAACTCATTGAGTTCGGCACAGAGCAATCATCAGGGTGGCGCACTCTACATTGTGGGCGATTTTAATGTGATGACCGGTAATACCTTTCAGGGTAATTTTATTTCTCTGACAAATACCGCTCACGGAGCTGCAGCCTACCTGCTATCCAATAACAACAATGTCATCAATAACATATTTTCAGGCAATACGGCGACAGCCGTGACAGCCGGCTCATTCGGCGGAGCGCTGGTAATCAACGGCTTCGGTAACACGCTGACGCGCAATACCTTTTCTGGCAATACCAGCACTGGCAACCTGAGTAATGGGGGAGCGCTCACGTTCGGGAACAACAATACAGTGACATACAATCTGTTCACGACAAACGCAGCTGTCAGAGGTGGTGCCATATTCGCAACCGGCACTACAGCGACTGTCAACCATAACCAGTTCGTCTCTAACACGGCCACGAACGGAAACAACGTATTTTATGCAGCCGCAGGTACTTTAAACTTCACAAACAACCACTGGGTTGGAGCCGTTTCGGGCCAAACGGC